A genomic window from Aricia agestis chromosome 8, ilAriAges1.1, whole genome shotgun sequence includes:
- the LOC121729361 gene encoding uncharacterized protein LOC121729361, translated as MMKMFLVLLLSVFSLVQGKVTPDYFPQCKRNDPQIEKCILDAVEVLKPKLLEGIPEVAVPSIEPFSLPTLKLDRNAPSLRLKANVKNMKVYGGSNYKIEKFKLNLNNKYVAELKLSLPRVHVTADYDVRGSQVLTVDINGKGRMKCNFTNIVAVVKGTAKEIEKDGVKYLQVDKIIAKLKLGHGQVAFDDTERPVAASSAAAFFNASPTAVLEIFNPLIEESAATIFKAYANKIFSIIPLSEILYED; from the exons atgatgaaaatgtttttagtgCTTTTGTTGAGTGTGTTTTCGTTGGTGCAAGGGAAAGTGACAC CGGACTACTTCCCGCAATGCAAGAGGAACGATCCCCAAATCGAGAAGTGCATCCTGGATGCTGTGGAGGTTTTGAAGCCGAAGTTGCTGGAGGGCATCCCGGAGGTTGCCGTGCCGTCCATCGAGCCCTTCAGCCTGCCGACCCTAAAGCTGGACAGGAACGCCCCATCCCTCCGTCTGAAGGCCAACGTCAAGAACATGAAGGTGTACGGTGGATCCAACTATAAGATTGAGAAGTTCAA ACTGAACCTGAACAACAAGTACGTGGCTGAGCTGAAGCTGTCCCTGCCGCGTGTGCACGTGACCGCCGACTACGACGTGCGCGGCTCGCAGGTCCTCACTGTCGACATCAACGGCAAGGGCAGGATGAAGTGTAACTTCA CAAACATTGTTGCTGTAGTCAAAGGAACGGCCAAGGAAATTGAGAAGGACGGCGTGAAATACCTGCAGGTGGACAAGATCATCGCCAAACTGAAGCTCGGACACGGACAAGTTGCCTTCGACGACACCGAGAGACCTGTTGCTG CATCCTCAGCAGCGGCATTCTTCAACGCCAGCCCCACCGCTGTTTTGGAAATTTTCAATCCGCTCATCGAGGAAAGCGCCGCCACCATATTCAAGGCGTACGCCAACAAAATATTCTCCATCATACCCCTCAGTGAGATCCTGTATGAAGACTAG